Below is a window of Methyloprofundus sedimenti DNA.
CTTAACGGTGAGATAGCCTAAGGAAATGAATTTTTTGTCAATACCCGCCTGATTAACTATTTTTAGAGTGCTAACTCTTTGACTCATTCTTTTGGATTCGCAATTCCGCGCATGAAACTCTGTTTATGCTATGCTTTCAATCTTGCGTGATTTATTGGCTCTTCCACTTGATGCAAGAGCTTGGCATATCGCGAATTCAAGCAATTAATGCAACACCCTGTGATTTATTTATATCAACCCCCGTTATTTGGCAAAATACTTCCCATGGAGTTCTGTAATTTAACCCTTTTCTTGGACGATGATTAAGTGCTGTAATTGCACTATCAACCTCATCTTGAGTTACCTTATCCAAAGGTTCTTTTTTAGGGAAGTATTGCCTTAATAAGCCATTGTGGTTTTCATTTAAACCTCGTTGCCACGAATGATACGGTTTGGCAAAATAAGTGCCGCAGTCGAGTGTTTTTGCAATGGCTTCATGCCCACAAAACTCACGTCCATTATCAAAGGTAATCGTGTGAACCCAACGTTTAAAAGGCTCAAGAGCATTGATAATCGCCTCTTTCGTTAATTCAGATTCTTTACGCTCAATTGAGATGGCGAAGTTGAGCCTTGAGACCCGTTCAGTCAGCGTCACCAATACGCCTTTATGTCCTTTACCGATAACAGTATCTGCTTCCCAATCACCTAAACGCGTTTTATCATCAACCACTTGTGGTCGCTCATCAATATCAACACGGCTGGGTATCGTTCCGCGATAATCATTTTTTCCATATCGCTTACGATAAGGTTTGGCTTGATGCCTCAAATAAGTATACAAATCGCCACCGGCTGCTTTGTTAGCTAAAATATAACGGTAAATAGTCTCATGACTGACGGAGTCCTTACCTTGTTGTTTTAAGCGTCCTGAAATACAGTCAGGACTCCATTTCTCTTTGATTAAAGGCGTTATTATCTGTTGTAACTCAGCCGTCATCTTGATGTTTTTGGGCTTATCAATATGGCGTTGTTTAGCTATTCTCTCAGCTTGCTTGTAACGATAACCACACTGACCTGTATTACGCGTAATTTCACGTCCAATAGTCGATTTATGACGCCCCAATGTGATGGCTATTTGATTCTTAGAAACGCCTTGTTTTAGTTGCGTATAAATGTAAAATCTTTCCTCTTGGGTTAGATGGTTAAACGTGTTCATTGAGCACCTCTTTTTAGTTTCAGGTTTTAGTCGACGGAAACTATACCATCTAACCCTTTAAAGAGGTGTTGCAGTTATTATATGAATTCGGGTATTTTAAAAAGTTCAGTATAGGCAATAACCATTCCGGCGTGTATTGGTAAGCTAAATGAACATAATATTCTGATGGTTTAATTTAACTGGAGAGTTCAATGATACGTATAATTTTTTTACTGTTTCTACCTTTTTTTAGCGCAATGGTATGTGCGTCTGACATTACATTTACAACAGCAGATAATGCCCAAATTGAGGCTACCTATATAAAACGTGGGCCGCAAGCCATTATTATGGCTCATGGTGTTAATTCAGATAAGGATAATTGGGGGAAAATAGCAACACGCTTAGAAGATAAGAATTTTAGTTTATTAATTCTTAACCATAGAGGCTTTGGTAACTCAACTCAAGGCGATAAGCCCAAGAACTTGTATGAAGATATTCTGGGTGCTATTCGGTATTTGCAACTAAACCATCCGAAACTAGAGAAAATTTTTCTTCTAGGCAGCGGAATAGGAGGTGCTGCAGTTGCTGATGCCAGTGTCTATGCTGACGAGGGTAGCATTAACCGTATGATTTTAATATCACCGACTAAAATTGCACAACCCGAGCTTATAAAAGGCTACGTGTTATTTATTACGAATGAAAAGGAAGAGCGCTTTGATGCTATTCTAACTGACTATGAAAAAGCGGCAAATAACCCTAAAAATATAGAGGTGTTGCTAGGCTCTGTTGAAGAAGGAGAACGTATCTTTGATACAAAACAGTATCAATTGATTTCTCATATAATTCTGAAGTTTTTTAGACAGGATGAATTTACTAAAAAGAAAATACCCATTGAAAATGTACCAGCACCAGCACCAGCACCAGCACCAGCACCAGCACCAGTAGAACCTATACCGACAGCCGTAGTGCCAGGGCAGAAAATAATCCCCGAACCTGCAGCGAGTGGTGATATTAATTAGCGTAACAAAATAGTACCTAAATTATATACAGCCACTACCAGGTTACTTATTGCCGCTTTGAATGATTCTTATGAATTCGCAATTCGTGAGCAGAGTCCACTATGTGCATGTTAAAAACCGACAAGCATGAATTGCTAGCGAGCAAGATCTTGCCGCTTATGCAGCTTGGCTGAAAAATGACTCAAAAAACATATGTAGTAGATTTCAGCCTGGTTATTGATGATCAATTATATGCATCTGCTGTATACGCAGAGAGCTCATAATGCGGTAAGTTTAATGATGCAATCATTGGGCAGTCAGTTGTGCGCTATTTTAATTTTAGCTACAAACGAATGGGACGCTTTGGTAAGGTCGGTTTAAATCCTGCCTGGCGGAAGGAAAAAGTAAATAAATAATTTAAGTTTACTCTTACTCTGGTTATTGCTAGTTATTGTATCTATTACTCTACCAGCTTTAGTTGAAATTTGATGAGCCATTGTATTTCAAATAGAGCCAAAATAATTTTCACAATACTGCTCGAACTATTACTTGTGCTTTGACCGCGCGTATAATGCCGCTCCTACGATGCCTGCTTGGTTTAATAACTGGGCCGGTTTTACCCTGGCTTTCAGTGTCAATAAACTGCTGAACTTATCAAATTTTTTGCTGGCACCACCGCCTAATATGATCAAATCGGGCCAGAACAAGGCTTCCATATAGCTTAAGTATTTATTCAGGCGTTTTCCCCAGCTTTTCCAGCCTAATTCTTCGGCCTTACGCACCGTGTCAGACGCAAAATGTTCCCCTTCTTTGCCATTATCCATATACACATGACCTAATTCGCTGTTTGGTAACAATACGCCATCGGTAAAGAATACTGTGCCCAAACCAGTCCCTATCGTAACCAGTAGTACTACGCCGGATTCACCGGTTCCGGCGCCGAAATTCATTTCCGCGATTCCGGCAGCATCGGCGTCGTTAAGACAGTAGCATGGACAACCCGTCATTTCGGAAAACAAATGATCGATATTAGTATCGATAAATTCATCAGAAAGGTTGGCTGCCGTCCGGGCTATACCATGTTGAATAGCAGCGGGAAAACCACAACCGACCGGACCGTTCCAGTCAAAATGCCCGAATTCATATAATAACTGCAACACCTCTTTAAAGGGTTAGATGGTATAGTTTCCGTTGACTAAAACCTGAAACTAAAAAGAGGTGCTCAATGAACACGTTTAACCATCTAACCCAAGAGGAAAGATTTTACATTTATACGCAACTAAAACAAGGCGTTTCTAAGAATCAAATAGCCATCACATTGGGGCGTCATAAATCGACTATTGGACGTGAAATTACGCGTAATACAGGTCAGTGTGGTTATCGTTACAAGCAAGCTGAGAGAATAGCTAAACAACGCCATATTGATAAGCCCAAAAACATCAAGATGACGGCTGAGTTACAACAGATAATAACGCCTTTAATCAAAGAGAAATGGAGTCCTGACTGTATTTCAGGACGCTTAAAACAACAAGGTAAGGACTCCGTCAGTCATGAGACTATTTACCGTTATATTTTAGCTAACAAAGCAGCCGGTGGCGATTTGTATACTTATTTGAGGCATCAAGCCAAACCTTATCGTAAGCGATATGGAAAAAATGATTATCGCGGAACGATACCCAGCCGTGTTGATATTGATGAGCGACCACAAGTGGTTGATGATAAAACGCGTTTAGGTGATTGGGAAGCAGATACTGTTATCGGTAAAGGACATAAAGGCGTATTGGTGACGCTGACTGAACGGGTCTCAAAGCTCAACTTCGCCATCTCAATTGAGCGTAAAGAATCTGAATTAACGAAAGAGGCGATTATCAATGCTCTTGAGCCTTTTAAACGTTGGGTTCACACGATTACCTTTGATAATGGACGTGAGTTTTGTGGGCATGAAGCCATTGCAAAAACACTCGACTGCGGCACTTATTTTGCCAAACCGTATCATTCGTGGCAACGAGGTTTAAATGAAAACCACAATGGCTTATTAAGGCAATACTTCCCTAAAAAAGAACCTTTGGATAAGGTAACTCAAGATGAGGTTGATAGTGCAATTACAGCACTTAATCATCGTCCAAGAAAAGGGTTAAATTACAGAACTCCATGGGAAGTATTTTGCCAAATAACGGGGGTTGATATAAATAAATCACAGGGTGTTGCATTAATTGCTTGAATTCGCGATGCTTAACCAGCTGGGTAAGTACAGAAGCCACAGCTTCGGGAGTGGCAGGTTGCGGTGTATCGATACGAAAACGTTCGCCTACGAATTTTCCTGTTCCGGTATCAACAATGGCTCCTTTAATCCCGGAACCGCCGATATCTACGCCTAAAATTTTCATGTTAAGTCCTAAAAATGATGGAAATTATCTTCATTGTAAATAAGGAGGCTAACATTGCAAAGCCTTTCAACTTTTTAGCAAAGCCAGCAGATATTCAGCGTAATCACGGATAAGAAAAATATTGATATGTTTACCAATTTTAGAGAGCAATTTATTCATATTCAAAAAGGGCAAATTAAGCTTTGAATTATACGATGTCATAAAAACTGTAATGTAGGCTACAAAAGATGTATAAAATTTGCCTATAACCGCTGATTATAGAGGAGCTACTCAATTTATATACTGATTTACTTTCATTCAGTTAGCCGTGAAAAAGGTGCTTCTGTCTGTATGTTATTCATTAAATCTTGTTAATATTTAACGAGATTTAAACCCTCTAAGAGTATAAACTCTTAAATAATGGTCCAAAAATGATAATCACACGGCATAAATAAATTGAACCGTTTCACAAAAGAGCAGAAGGGGTCTGACCCCTTTAGTTGCTATTTGGGAGTGCGTATGACATACAAAACACTTAAGATTATTTCAGTTACCTCTTTTATTCTATTATTAGCTGGTTGCGCCAATAATAATGTCGCGGTGAAAACAACTAAAATAGTTGCTACAAACAAAGTGAAGCAGGTTTTATATGCACAGTTTTCTGAATGGAAATCTGTTAAACATCGATTGGGTGGTTTATCTAAGGATGGTATTGATTGCTCTGGTTTTGTTTACCTTACTTATATTGATAATTTTTCTATTGAGTTACCCCGTACTACTGAGCAGCAAGTAAGAAGTGGCATAAAAATTTATTCTCAAGATAACTTAAAGGCAGGTGATTTAGTCTTTTTTAAAACCGGTATATGGCAACGGCATGTCGGTATTTATCTGGAACAAAAGAAGTTTATGCATGTATCTACTAAGAAAGGTGTATCCATCTCTCACCTAGATAACTCTTACTGGCGAAAAGGTATTGGCAAGCGGTTAGAGTTTTAGGTTCATAATGTTGTGGCGTAACGCAATAAATCAACTATATAGTATTTCTCAGCAGAAAGGGGTTTGACCCCTTAAGTTCTGGACCCCTTTAGTTCTGGGCTCAGCTTCAGCACTTGCAGAAAAAGGGTATATTGCTGTCTATCCTGTAATAGGGTGGTGGAAAGAGCGAGCCAATTTTGAACGCTGGGGTAAATCGGCTCGTTATGCAT
It encodes the following:
- a CDS encoding IS30 family transposase; this translates as MNTFNHLTQEERFYIYTQLKQGVSKNQIAITLGRHKSTIGREITRNTGQCGYRYKQAERIAKQRHIDKPKNIKMTAELQQIITPLIKEKWSPDCISGRLKQQGKDSVSHETIYRYILANKAAGGDLYTYLRHQAKPYRKRYGKNDYRGTIPSRVDIDERPQVVDDKTRLGDWEADTVIGKGHKGVLVTLTERVSRLNFAISIERKESELTKEAIINALEPFKRWVHTITFDNGREFCGHEAIAKTLDCGTYFAKPYHSWQRGLNENHNGLLRQYFPKKEPLDKVTQDEVDSAITALNHRPRKGLNYRTPWEVFCQITGVDINKSQGVALIA
- a CDS encoding alpha/beta fold hydrolase; protein product: MIRIIFLLFLPFFSAMVCASDITFTTADNAQIEATYIKRGPQAIIMAHGVNSDKDNWGKIATRLEDKNFSLLILNHRGFGNSTQGDKPKNLYEDILGAIRYLQLNHPKLEKIFLLGSGIGGAAVADASVYADEGSINRMILISPTKIAQPELIKGYVLFITNEKEERFDAILTDYEKAANNPKNIEVLLGSVEEGERIFDTKQYQLISHIILKFFRQDEFTKKKIPIENVPAPAPAPAPAPAPVEPIPTAVVPGQKIIPEPAASGDIN
- a CDS encoding ROK family protein; amino-acid sequence: MLQLLYEFGHFDWNGPVGCGFPAAIQHGIARTAANLSDEFIDTNIDHLFSEMTGCPCYCLNDADAAGIAEMNFGAGTGESGVVLLVTIGTGLGTVFFTDGVLLPNSELGHVYMDNGKEGEHFASDTVRKAEELGWKSWGKRLNKYLSYMEALFWPDLIILGGGASKKFDKFSSLLTLKARVKPAQLLNQAGIVGAALYARSKHK
- a CDS encoding IS30 family transposase, which produces MNTFNHLTQEERFYIYTQLKQGVSKNQIAITLGRHKSTIGREITRNTGQCGYRYKQAERIAKQRHIDKPKNIKMTAELQQIITPLIKEKWSPDCISGRLKQQGKDSVSHETIYRYILANKAAGGDLYTYLRHQAKPYRKRYGKNDYRGTIPSRVDIDERPQVVDDKTRLGDWEADTVIGKGHKGVLVTLTERVSKLNFAISIERKESELTKEAIINALEPFKRWVHTITFDNGREFCGHEAIAKTLDCGTYFAKPYHSWQRGLNENHNGLLRQYFPKKEPLDKVTQDEVDSAITALNHRPRKGLNYRTPWEVFCQITGVDINKSQGVALIA
- a CDS encoding NlpC/P60 family protein encodes the protein MTYKTLKIISVTSFILLLAGCANNNVAVKTTKIVATNKVKQVLYAQFSEWKSVKHRLGGLSKDGIDCSGFVYLTYIDNFSIELPRTTEQQVRSGIKIYSQDNLKAGDLVFFKTGIWQRHVGIYLEQKKFMHVSTKKGVSISHLDNSYWRKGIGKRLEF